One Solanum lycopersicum chromosome 2, SLM_r2.1 genomic region harbors:
- the LOC138341999 gene encoding uncharacterized protein, which yields MGDNNEQISLTDVVVAQPTVAEQNELIAQLMQQIADMRVEMQRRQDTPPPGFGPNFLDARPPTYFPSSSSDPTQQRPSTPVHNPSGVDVTTQNPQYTSVSYQTPSPLPNNPPQIPPHPQNTQTATLPQNQAQNPTAFNSQTPHPHLTQNTNPQNYPQNYQTAQNVPSPSIAPPLPKRTTFQVPVPAEHEVHGSELDHYEEQEREWRAREEVKVDIKEEIKRAIKELQCTPDVAGLSYAELCIHPDLNLPEGFKIPKFDTFGEVGNPMAHLRAYCDQLVGVGKDEALLMRLFSRSLCGEALEWFTSHETRQWPSWSALAKDFIDRFAYNVEIVPDRIILLIGAKFAEIVKVGETIEDGLKSGKIAQVSASPGSSGLQSGYDPPRPRFEKRPSRKFTTLAESRTKLFERLVADGYIHPVGPKPVDVNSKFYRPDQKCAYHSNSVGHDTEDCINLKHKIQDLIDQEVVSLQPAAPNVNTNPLPNHGGGNLNMIEMDEDGCGTKMIIPIVHEDLERAVASLSVKEKREFVILTLAKAVALVPSKTLVKPKFVIETAVAQGMTRSGRCYTPDELALGGQKRDHAKRPISEGEAEEFWRRMQPKDYSIVKHLEKTPAQIFVWALGHRISFCDDELPSEGRAYNKALHITVVCCGKIVNRVLVDDGSGLNICPLSTLKQLRFDLGKLEKNQVNVRAFDGVQRETLGAVNLTIQMGPAVFEPKFQVLDIDTSYNLLLGRPFIHMAGAIPSTLHQVMKLVWRNEELVIHGERSNSGKQVPILDETVQTSDFYTVELVNAIDEGLAPQTPMPAVYRMIATVMLHSGLEPGSGLGRNAQGIIKPVLVLAQGSKYGLGYIPTDDDMKMKRRRDQKLTKPIPHLYHSFPVREHAEPEDNGEGICGLFEEIHAVIEEEVNPAGFRDAEPGEMLQNWTSTPILMPRTLCNVSYKPANVMSCHELNEQNEANDDEADDYDEESGEPDYVVEEFRQFENQHKSNLEETETVNLGDSECVKEVKISTHLNETQKESLVHLLAVYSDVFVWEVGDMQGLSTDVVAHKMPINPGFEPVKQKTQKFKPELSLKIKEEITKQIESRLVEVTQYPTWLANVVPVAKKDGKIRICVDYRDLNKASPKDNFPLPNIHILIDNCAKHEMQSFVDCYAGYHQILMDEEDAEKTAFITPWGVYHYRVMPFGLKNAGATNMRAMTTIFHDMIHKEIEVYVDDVIIKSREISRRGIELEPSKIKAIQELPPPKTRREVMSFLGRLNYISRFIAQLTVVCEPIFKLLKKDAPTKWTEECQTAFDAIKSYLSSPPVLVPPREGSPLLLYLSVSDNAFGYVLGQHDETGKKERAIYYISKKFTLYESRYTLLERTCCALTWLAQKLRHYLSSYTTYLISRMDPLKYIFQKAMPTGKLAKWQMLLKYEPLKTYFHDEEVSFVGEDISEAYPGWRLFFDGAVNHQGKGVGAVLVSESGQHYPMAAKLRFNCTNNMAEYEACILGLKMAVDMNVYELLVIGDSDLLIHQVQGEWAVKNPKINELADALATIASMIKHPDTDYIDPLDIDLREHPVHCSHVESEPDGLPWYFDIKRYLESGTYPEDATSNQKKSIRRMALNFFLNGEVLYRRTPDLGLLRCVDAAEAVRLIEQIHAGVCGTHMNGLTLARKVLQAGYFWMTMENDCCKFVQKCHKCQVHGDLIRVPPHELNAMSSPWPFVAWGMDVIGPIEPAASNGHRFILVAIDYFTKAVVPVEVEIPSLRIIQEAELSNAEWVSKRIDQLALIDEKRMVAVCHGQLYRQRMTRAFHKRVRARNFEVGQLVLKRIFPHQDEYKGKFAPNWQGPYMVRKVLPGGALVLSEMDGAVWPKPINSDAVKRYYA from the exons ATGGGCGACAACAATGAACAAATCAGCCTCACAGATGTCGTGGTGGCTCAGCCCACCGTGGCAGAGCAGAATGAGCTTATTGCGCAGCTGATGCAGCAAATAGCTGACATGAGGGTAGAGATGCAACGGAGGCAAGACACTCCTCCGCCCGGATTCGGCCCCAACTTTCTTGACGCAAGACCTCCTACATACTTCCCCTCGTCCAGCTCGGATCCTACTCAGCAGCGTCCATCGACACCCGTACACAACCCGTCTGGGGTAGACGTGACAACCCAAAACCCCCAATACACGTCAGTCTCCTATCAAACTCCCTCACCACTCCCAAACAATCCACCACAAATACCCCCACACCCCCAAAATACTCAAACAGCCACACTACCCCAAAATCAAGCCCAAAATCCCACCGCCTTCAATTCCCAAACACCGCATCCCCACTTAACCCAAAATACCAATCCCCAAAATTATCCGCAAAATTATCAAACCGCACAGAACGTCCCAAGCCCTTCCATAGCTCCACCCCTCCCCAAAAGAACCACTTTTCAAGTCCCTGTCCCTGCCGAGCATGAGGTGCACGGCTCCGAGTTAGACCATTACGAGGAGCAAGAAAGAGAGTGGAGGGCGAGGGAAGAAGTGAAGGTAGACATAAAGGAGGAGATCAAAAGGGCAATAAAAGAATTGCAATGCACTCCAGATGTCGCCGGGTTAAGCTACGCAGAACTATGCATCCACCCAGACTTGAACCTACCTGAAGGGTTCAAGATCCCGAAGTTTGATACCTTCGGCGAGGTGGGCAACCCCATGGCACACCTCAGAGCGTACTGTGAccaactcgtgggagttggtAAAGATGAAGCCTTGCTGATGAGGTTATTCAGCCGGAGCCTGTGCGGTGAAGCCCTGGAGTGGTTCACGTCACATGAGACTCGACAGTGGCCCAGTTGGAGTGCACTGGCTAAGGATTTCATCGACAGATTCGCATATAACGTCGAGATAGTTCCTGATCG GATCATCTTGTTAATCGGTGCCAAGTTCGCCGAAATAGTCAAAGTGGGTGAGACTATTGAAGATGGCCTGAAGTCGGGGAAGATAGCCCAAGTGTCTGCATCGCCTGGATCTTCCGGACTG CAAAGCGGTTATGATCCTCCCCGGCCGAGATTTGAAAAAAGGCCTTCAAGGAAATTTACCACACTTGCTGAAAGCCGGACCAAACTATTTGAGAGGCTAGTCGCAGAtggatacatccaccctgtgggGCCCAAACCCGTGGATGTCAACTCAAAGTTCTATAGGCCGGATCAAAagtgtgcttatcattccaacagtgttggacatgacACGGAAGATTGCATCAACCTTAAGCACAAAATCCAAGACCTGATCGATCAGGAGGTAGTTTCTCTTCAACCGGCGGCGCCAAACGTCAATACAAATCCATTGCCGAATCATGGAGGTGGCAACCTTAATATGATCGAAATGGATGAAGACGGGTGTGGAACAAAGATGATTATCCCCATTGTGCATGAGGACTTGGAAAGGGCTGTCGCTTCTTTAAGCGTCAAGGAAAAGAGGGAGTTTGTTATTCTGACACTTGCAAAggctgttgccttggtgcctTCGAAAACTCTCGTTAAGCCCAAATTTGTCATTGAAACCGCCGTGGCCCAGGGCATGACTAGGTCCGGAAGGTGCTACACTCCTgatgagcttgctctcggaggacaGAAGAGGGACCATGCTAAGAGGCCGATAAGCGAGGGGGAAGCAGAAGAGTTCTGGAGAAGGATGCAACCGAAGGACTATTCCATCgtcaaacatttagagaagaCTCCGGCTCAGATATTTGTGTGGGCCCTG GGACACCGCATCAGCTTCTGCGATGATGAGTTGCCGTCCGAAGGGAGAGCCTACAACAAAGCTCTACACATCACTGTAGTATGCTGTGGAAAGATCGTCAACCGTGTTTTGGTAGACGATGGATCTGGCCTAAACATATGCCCCTTGTCCACACTGAAGCAGCTGAGGTTTGACCTCGGAAAGTTGGAGAAAAACCAGGTCAATGTGAGAGCATTTGATGGTGTGCAGAGAGAGACGTTAGGAGCGGTGAacttgaccatccaaatgggcccCGCAGTGTTCGAGCCAAAATTCCAGGTGTTGGATATCGACACCAGCTATAACCTCCTTTTGGGAAGGCCATTCATTCATATGGCTGGAGCCATCCCCTCCACTCTTCACCAAGTGATGAAACTAGTATGGAGAAATGAAGAACTAGTTATTCACGGGGAAAGGAGCAATTCAGGTAAGCAGGTGCCGATCTTGGACGAGACGGTGCAAACTTCGGATTTCTACACAGTGGAGTTGGTAAATGCCATCGATGAGGGCTTGGCGCCACAGACTCCCATGCCGGCCGTGTACAGAATGATTGCCACGGTAATGCTGCACAGCGGATTAGAACCAGGTTCCGGACTAGGAAGGAATGCCCAAGGGATTATCAAGCCAGTTCTCGTCCTTGCTCAGGGATCaaagtatggtttggggtacatccccacagatgatgatatgaagatgaagagaAGAAGGGATCAAAAGTTGACTAAGCCGATCCCGCATCTCTATCACTCCTTTCCAGTTCGGGAGCATGCCGAGCCTGAAGATAatggggaaggaatctgtggcCTTTTCGAGGAGATTCACGCTGTTATCGAGGAGGAGGTCAACCCAGCTGGCTTTCGTGATGCTGAACCGGGGGAGATGCTGCAAAATTGGACGTCCACGCCGATCCTGATGCCCCGAACTCTGTG taacgtaagttacaaacctgccaatgtcatgtcatgtcatgagctaAACGAGCAAAATGAGGCAAATGACGACGAGGCTGATGACTACGACGAAGAAAGTGGGGAACCAGACTATGTGGTAGAAGAGTTTCGACAGTTCGAGAATCAACATAAATCGAATCTGGAGGAAACAGAGACGGTAAATTTGGGAGATTCAGAatgtgtcaaagaggttaagatcagcacTCACCTGAATGAAACTCAGAAGGAGAGCCTGGTTCATTTGCTTGCCGTATACAGCGATGTGTTTGTTTGGGAGGTCGGTGACATGCAGGGGCTGAGTACTGATGTTGTAGCTCATAAGATGCCTATCAACCCAGGGTTCGAGCCGGTGAAGCAAAAGACTCAGAAATTCAAGCCTgaattgagtttgaagattaaggaGGAAATCACCAAGCAGATAGAGTCTCGGTTGGTAGAAGTAACGCAATATCCCACCTGGTTGGCGAATGTTGTTCCGGTCGctaagaaagatggaaaaatcaggatttgtgttgattacagagatctcaacaaggctagtccaaaggataatttcccgttgccaaatatccatattctgattgacaactgtgccaaacatgagatgcagtcatttgtggattgcTACGCGGGATATCACCAGATtctgatggatgaagaagatgCGGAGAAAACAGCCTTCATCACACCTTGGGGGGTATATCACTACAGGGTGATGCCGTTTGGGCTCAAAAACGCCGGTGCCACTAACATGAGAGCCATGACGACTATCTTCCATGACATGattcacaaggaaattgaagtgtacgtggacgacgtcataattaaatcccgcgaga tcagcagaagaggtattgagctcgaACCTTCCAAGATCAAAGcgattcaagagttacctccgccGAAAACGAGAAgagaggtgatgagtttcttagggaggttgaACTATATCAGCCGGTTTATAGCACAATTGACGGTGGTAtgtgagcctatcttcaagttgttgaagaaagatgccccaactaagtggactgaggagtgccagaccgctttcgacgctatcaagagctacttgtctagcccaccagtattggttcctccgcgagaagggagtcctttgttgctATATTTGTCTGTTTCAGATAACGCCTTTGGATatgtacttggtcaacacgacgagacagGGAAGAAGGAAAGGGCTATCTACTACATCAGCAAGAAATTTACTCTGTACGAGTCTCGCTACACTTTGCTAGAGAGAACATGTTGTGCTCTGACGTGGCTTGCCCAGAAGCTGAGACACTATCTGTCGTCGTATACTACATATCTTATCTCCAGGATGGATCcgttgaagtatattttccagaaagcgatgCCGACCGGGAAGCTAGCTAAATGGCAAAtgctgttga agtatgaacctctcaagacatattttcacgatgaagaagtgtcatttgtgggtgaggATATCTCTGAGGCttatccaggttggagattattcttcgaTGGAGCAGTGAATCACCAGGGTAAAGGTGTTGGAGCAGTCCTGGTAtcagaatctggtcagcactatcctatgGCGGCTAAGCTACGATTCAACTGCACGAACAACATGGCTGAGTATGAAGCTTGCATTCTCGGTTTGAAAATGGCCGTCGACATGAATGTTTACGAGTtactggttattggagattcagacctcttgattcatcaggttcagggagaatgggctgtgaagaacccGAAGATT aatgaattagctgatgctcttgccaccatcgcttcaatGATCAAACATCCAGATACTGATTACATCGACCCGTTGGATATAGACTTGAGGGAACATCCAGTGCATTGTTCACATGTTGAATCAGAACCAGatggtttgccttggtatttcgACATAAAGAGGTACCTGGAGTCTGGGACATATCCAGAAGACGCCACATCTAATCAAAAGAAGTCGATACGtcgtatggctctcaatttctttctaaatGGAGAAGTCTTgtataggaggactccagatttgggtcttttAAGATGTGTAGATGCTGCTGAAGCTGTgaggcttattgaacagatacatgctggagtttgcGGTACACACATGAATGGGCTTACTTTAGCAAGAAAGGTTCTTCAAGCTggttatttctggatgactatggagaatgactgttgcaaattcgtgcaaaaatgccacaaatgtcaagtgcacggcgATTTGATAcgggtgccacctcacgaacttaatgctatgagttcaccttggccatttgtagcttggggaatggatgtcatcggtcctatagagccagccgcttctaatggacacagattcattttggttgccatcGATTATTTCACCA aagcagtcgtacctgttgaagtcgagataccgtcactaaggatcatccaagaagctgagctAAGTAATGCTGAGTGGGTTAGCAAACGGATTGATCAGTtagctttgattgatgagaagaggaTGGTCGCTGTTTGCCATGGCCAATTGTATAGACAGAGAATGACTCgcgcttttcacaaaagagtaagagccagaaattttgaagttggtcagttggttcttaagcgtatttttcctcatcaagacgaatacaaaggaaagttcgcaccaaactggcaaggtccttacatggttcgCAAAGTACTACCTGGAGGTGCTTTAGTCTTGTCAGAGATGGATGGCGCTGTATGGCCCAagcctatcaactcagatgctgtcaagagatattACGCGTGA